The Candidatus Buchananbacteria bacterium CG10_big_fil_rev_8_21_14_0_10_42_9 genome includes a region encoding these proteins:
- a CDS encoding ATP-dependent Clp protease ATP-binding subunit ClpC — protein MIPQVIKKFSTNSRQVLKRSWVLAQHLKHQEILPEHLLYSLSLQKGSLASEILFRQNLSADRIKALLFKHEPTGKKPGDRPTLGKNTKKIVERAVLKSSNLKHSYVGTEHLLAALIDSDDIRLKQFLKKHSTSVYELHEQVNTILNSTSKFPDFARSLNNWQQPTEDSLGDKRLKSSQSILDLYAVDLTDPVIQKDIDPVISREEEIERLIQILSRRTKNNPILLGDPGIGKTAIVEGLAKKIVNQEVPEALENKKIFALDLTALVAGTSFRGDFEGRMQQLIYELKENPNLIVFIDEIHTIVGTGSASGSMDAANILKPALAKGHLRCIGATTLQDFKKYIETDPALERRFQPVMVAPPDHKKAVTILNGIKHNYQIFHNVEITEQAITAAVKLSERYIQDKSLPDKAIDLIDEAAARVKVSKSNTGSAKKVRELQKELEKIQNQKRKAVLSENYNEAHIAKKEEAELKNQISALKNKQKTSTDYIGTIEANDIAEVVARITKIPLHKILAEERKQILNLDKILAKKVIGQEHAIKTVSELIKRSRAGVTNQNRPIGSFLFLGPTGVGKTFLAKALAEQVFGSPDNLIRIDMSEFSQEFNISKLIGSPAGYVGYKDSTKLTDLVKQKPYSLVLFDEIEKAHREIFNLLLQILEDGQLTDATGRAINFKNTIIIMTSNLGSDKITSGSIGFDRENFQEAKMIEHEIAQRTKDFFSPEFLNRVDKQVIFYPLSKNALQKIVAIQLSELKNRLEEHRVDLNWDKKAIQHIAQKCQSIRHGAREVRRYITHEIESEIAEKMLQQKNLDKIPLTAEENKIKIK, from the coding sequence ATGATTCCACAAGTAATAAAAAAATTCTCAACTAATTCCCGGCAAGTGCTAAAACGATCTTGGGTTTTAGCCCAGCATCTTAAGCATCAGGAAATTCTGCCAGAGCATTTGCTTTACTCTTTAAGCTTACAAAAGGGCAGTTTAGCGAGTGAAATTTTATTTCGGCAAAATCTATCGGCTGATAGAATCAAAGCGCTATTGTTTAAACATGAACCGACCGGTAAAAAACCAGGCGATCGTCCAACGCTTGGCAAAAATACAAAAAAAATAGTTGAGCGCGCTGTCCTTAAATCCTCAAACTTAAAACACTCTTATGTCGGCACCGAACATTTACTCGCCGCTTTAATTGATAGCGACGACATTAGACTTAAACAATTTTTGAAGAAACACTCCACTAGTGTTTATGAGTTGCATGAGCAAGTTAATACAATTTTAAACAGCACTTCAAAATTTCCAGATTTCGCCCGATCGCTAAATAATTGGCAACAGCCAACTGAAGACAGCCTGGGTGATAAGCGCTTAAAAAGCAGCCAATCCATTTTGGATTTGTACGCAGTGGATTTAACAGACCCGGTCATCCAAAAAGACATCGACCCGGTAATTTCCCGCGAAGAAGAAATTGAACGTTTAATTCAGATTTTAAGCCGCCGCACGAAAAATAACCCCATTTTATTGGGTGATCCCGGAATTGGTAAAACTGCTATTGTTGAAGGTTTAGCCAAAAAAATTGTTAACCAAGAGGTGCCCGAGGCGCTAGAGAATAAAAAAATATTTGCTTTGGATTTAACGGCTTTGGTTGCCGGTACTAGCTTTCGCGGTGACTTTGAGGGGCGCATGCAACAATTAATATATGAGTTGAAAGAAAATCCAAATTTAATCGTTTTTATTGATGAAATTCATACCATTGTGGGAACCGGTTCAGCTTCTGGCTCTATGGACGCGGCTAATATTTTAAAACCAGCGCTTGCCAAGGGACACTTACGTTGCATTGGAGCAACCACGCTACAAGACTTTAAAAAATATATTGAAACTGATCCCGCCCTAGAACGGAGGTTCCAGCCGGTAATGGTGGCACCGCCGGACCATAAAAAAGCAGTTACGATTTTAAACGGGATTAAACATAATTATCAAATTTTTCATAATGTTGAAATTACCGAACAAGCTATCACCGCCGCGGTGAAACTGTCAGAACGCTATATCCAAGACAAATCTTTGCCTGATAAAGCGATTGATTTAATTGATGAGGCGGCAGCCCGAGTCAAGGTGAGTAAAAGCAATACTGGTTCAGCCAAAAAAGTAAGGGAACTACAAAAAGAATTAGAAAAAATCCAAAACCAAAAACGCAAGGCGGTATTGAGCGAAAATTACAATGAAGCTCATATAGCTAAAAAAGAAGAGGCGGAATTAAAAAATCAAATTAGCGCTTTGAAAAACAAACAAAAAACTTCGACTGACTACATTGGCACCATTGAAGCTAATGATATTGCGGAGGTAGTTGCTCGCATCACTAAAATACCCCTACATAAAATTTTAGCCGAAGAAAGAAAGCAAATCTTGAACTTAGATAAAATTTTAGCTAAAAAAGTTATCGGCCAAGAGCACGCGATTAAAACTGTGTCTGAATTAATCAAACGATCCCGCGCTGGAGTGACTAACCAAAACCGCCCCATTGGTTCATTCTTATTCTTAGGCCCGACTGGAGTTGGCAAAACATTTTTAGCTAAAGCCTTAGCCGAACAAGTTTTTGGTAGCCCTGACAACTTAATTAGAATTGACATGTCAGAATTTTCTCAAGAATTTAATATTTCTAAATTGATTGGCTCTCCGGCGGGATATGTCGGCTACAAAGACAGCACCAAGCTAACAGATTTGGTCAAACAAAAGCCGTACTCTTTAGTACTTTTTGATGAAATTGAAAAGGCGCATCGTGAAATCTTTAATTTACTGCTACAAATTTTAGAAGACGGACAATTAACCGACGCCACCGGACGCGCCATTAATTTTAAAAATACTATTATTATAATGACTTCTAATTTAGGTTCGGATAAAATTACGTCTGGCAGTATCGGCTTTGACCGGGAAAATTTCCAAGAGGCCAAAATGATAGAACATGAGATTGCCCAACGAACCAAAGATTTTTTCTCACCTGAATTTCTAAATCGGGTGGATAAGCAAGTTATCTTCTATCCCCTATCCAAAAATGCTTTGCAAAAGATAGTTGCAATTCAACTAAGCGAGCTAAAAAACAGATTGGAAGAACACCGCGTTGACTTAAATTGGGATAAAAAAGCAATTCAGCACATAGCCCAAAAGTGCCAATCCATCCGGCATGGCGCGCGCGAAGTCAGGCGTTATATCACTCATGAGATAGAATCAGAAATCGCCGAAAAAATGCTCCAACAAAAAAATTTGGATAAAATCCCCTTAACCGCCGAGGAAAATAAGATAAAAATAAAATAA
- a CDS encoding DNA helicase RecG: MAVDFNTSVEKLTSVGQVTARRLKHLGISTAEDLLYYFPFRYDDYSKVFLVKNLTPGEQATVKIKIELLDSRRSFRKKTFITESLVSDESGSIKVIWFNQKYISKVLHIGDEVYLSGKVALDKAGVYLANPTYENVKKEITTHTARLVPIYPVTSNLTQKQIRFLVSYVLPLAEKVDEWLPPAIISDQKFMRLDEAIAAIHFPKNLTDQKQALKRLKFNELFLLQLQVLQTKNQMQAASRTPIEFKENRIKEFVGSLPFDLTDDQRKVSWQIIQDMSLPKPMNRLLQGDVGAGKTVVAAMVAFNCVLNGYQVVLMAPTEVLAKQHFLTLQKIFGTKLRIGLLSRSQKAYASEITGAIQVTKAKLLSLIKKGEVDLVIGTHALIQDDVFLPKIGLVVIDEQHRFGVAQRKILKEKSQDNELPHFLSMTATPIPRSLYLTLYGDLDISVIKQMPKDRKPIVTKLVTEENRGKAYEFILKNIKAGRQAFVICPLIDPSDKLGVKAVTEEYEKLNQEVFPTLKIGLLHGKLPAKEKDKVMQEFSDGKLAIIVSTSVVEVGVDVPNATVMMIEGAERFGLAQLHQFRGRVGRSHHQSFCFLFTDQKSPKVIERLKVMTNSNDGFVIAEKDLEFRGAGQVYGIRQSGYFEQLNLASFYDVELIELAKKHADRVLSNDPNLKNHSKLAQKLQSLTSAIHFE, from the coding sequence ATGGCCGTTGATTTTAATACCTCCGTTGAAAAATTAACCTCGGTTGGGCAGGTAACTGCCCGGCGTTTAAAACATTTAGGTATTAGTACGGCTGAAGATTTGCTTTATTATTTCCCTTTTCGCTACGATGATTATTCCAAAGTTTTTTTGGTAAAAAACTTAACTCCCGGTGAGCAAGCCACGGTAAAAATTAAAATTGAATTATTGGATAGCCGTCGCAGTTTCCGTAAAAAAACTTTTATTACGGAAAGTTTGGTAAGCGATGAAAGCGGCTCAATCAAAGTTATTTGGTTTAATCAAAAGTATATAAGTAAAGTTTTGCATATTGGGGATGAAGTTTATTTATCGGGTAAAGTAGCGCTGGATAAAGCCGGTGTATATTTAGCTAATCCAACTTATGAAAATGTCAAAAAAGAAATTACCACCCACACCGCCCGCTTAGTTCCAATATATCCAGTTACAAGCAATTTAACCCAAAAGCAAATTCGTTTTTTGGTTAGTTATGTTTTGCCTTTGGCTGAAAAAGTTGATGAATGGTTGCCGCCTGCAATCATTTCTGATCAAAAGTTTATGAGATTAGATGAGGCTATCGCTGCGATTCATTTCCCAAAGAACTTAACAGATCAAAAACAAGCTTTGAAAAGGCTTAAATTTAATGAATTGTTTTTGCTGCAATTGCAGGTTTTGCAAACCAAAAATCAAATGCAAGCCGCTTCCCGCACGCCGATTGAATTTAAAGAAAATCGGATAAAAGAGTTTGTAGGGTCATTGCCTTTTGATTTAACCGATGATCAGCGAAAAGTGAGTTGGCAAATAATTCAAGACATGTCTTTACCCAAACCGATGAACCGTTTATTGCAAGGGGATGTTGGTGCTGGTAAAACCGTGGTAGCGGCAATGGTTGCTTTTAATTGTGTATTAAATGGCTATCAAGTGGTGCTAATGGCTCCAACCGAAGTTTTAGCAAAGCAACATTTTTTAACCCTGCAGAAAATTTTTGGCACAAAATTACGCATTGGATTACTTTCTAGATCTCAAAAAGCTTATGCTTCAGAAATTACTGGAGCAATTCAAGTAACTAAAGCTAAGTTATTATCTTTGATTAAAAAAGGAGAGGTTGATTTAGTCATTGGCACACATGCCTTAATCCAAGATGATGTTTTTTTGCCTAAAATAGGATTAGTTGTAATTGACGAGCAACATCGCTTTGGTGTGGCCCAGCGAAAAATACTAAAAGAAAAAAGCCAAGATAACGAGTTGCCTCATTTTTTATCCATGACGGCTACCCCAATTCCACGTTCACTTTATTTAACTTTGTACGGTGATTTAGATATTTCTGTCATCAAGCAAATGCCTAAAGATAGAAAACCGATCGTGACGAAATTAGTGACTGAAGAAAACAGAGGCAAAGCCTATGAGTTTATTTTAAAAAATATTAAAGCCGGACGGCAGGCATTTGTAATCTGTCCGCTCATTGATCCATCCGATAAATTAGGCGTAAAGGCCGTAACCGAAGAATACGAAAAGTTGAATCAAGAAGTATTCCCGACTTTAAAAATTGGATTATTGCACGGTAAATTGCCGGCTAAAGAGAAGGATAAAGTGATGCAGGAATTTTCTGACGGCAAGTTAGCTATTATTGTGTCAACTTCAGTAGTTGAAGTTGGGGTTGATGTGCCAAACGCTACTGTCATGATGATTGAGGGGGCTGAACGTTTTGGTTTAGCGCAATTGCATCAATTTCGCGGGCGGGTCGGAAGGTCTCACCACCAATCATTTTGCTTCTTATTTACGGATCAAAAATCGCCCAAAGTAATTGAGCGGTTAAAAGTTATGACAAATTCTAACGATGGATTTGTAATTGCGGAAAAGGATTTGGAGTTTCGCGGCGCTGGCCAAGTATATGGCATTCGCCAATCTGGCTATTTTGAGCAGTTAAATTTAGCCAGTTTTTACGACGTGGAACTAATTGAGTTAGCTAAAAAACATGCTGATAGAGTATTAAGCAATGATCCAAATTTAAAAAATCACTCTAAACTTGCTCAAAAACTACAGTCATTAACCTCAGCTATTCATTTTGAGTAA
- a CDS encoding zinc metalloprotease HtpX, translating into MYSQIDSNKRKSWILIALFIVFIVGLGWFFGEVMDYGNEIIVLALAISLIMSFFSYFSGDKVALATSGAKGPINKNDNAYVYRMVENLCITTGVPMPKIYIISDPAINAFATGRDPEHASVAVTTGAIDKLENEELEGVLAHELSHVKNYDIRLMMIVIVLIGIVVLFSDIMLRSFFWGGGKKSRSNQGGAILLLVGLVLAILSPIIGKLIQLAISRKREYLADASGALITRYPQGLASALKKIGQEKSKMRRANHATAHLYFANPFGGAQKFFDRAFATHPPLDERIKILENMA; encoded by the coding sequence GTGTATTCGCAAATTGACAGCAATAAACGTAAATCTTGGATTCTCATTGCCTTATTTATTGTATTCATAGTTGGTTTGGGCTGGTTTTTCGGAGAGGTTATGGATTATGGCAATGAGATAATTGTGTTAGCCTTAGCAATATCTTTAATCATGTCTTTTTTTAGCTACTTCTCTGGCGACAAGGTAGCCTTAGCAACTTCCGGGGCAAAAGGGCCAATTAATAAAAATGATAATGCTTACGTTTACCGGATGGTCGAAAACCTATGCATTACCACAGGAGTACCGATGCCAAAAATTTATATTATTTCAGATCCAGCGATAAACGCTTTTGCCACCGGCCGCGACCCAGAACATGCAAGTGTTGCAGTTACTACCGGAGCAATTGATAAATTAGAAAACGAAGAGCTGGAGGGAGTATTAGCCCACGAACTTTCACACGTTAAAAATTATGATATTCGGCTAATGATGATAGTAATTGTATTAATTGGCATAGTCGTGCTTTTCTCTGACATTATGTTAAGAAGTTTCTTTTGGGGCGGCGGGAAAAAAAGCCGATCAAATCAAGGCGGCGCTATTTTATTGCTAGTCGGTTTAGTGCTAGCAATTTTAAGTCCGATTATTGGAAAGCTAATTCAATTGGCGATATCTAGGAAAAGAGAATATCTAGCTGATGCCTCGGGCGCGTTGATCACCCGCTATCCGCAAGGCTTAGCCAGCGCTTTAAAAAAAATCGGTCAAGAAAAAAGTAAGATGCGGCGCGCCAACCACGCTACCGCTCACCTATATTTCGCTAATCCCTTTGGTGGGGCGCAAAAATTCTTTGATCGCGCCTTTGCCACTCACCCGCCGCTTGATGAACGTATAAAAATTTTAGAAAACATGGCCTAA